A part of Cannabis sativa cultivar Pink pepper isolate KNU-18-1 chromosome 6, ASM2916894v1, whole genome shotgun sequence genomic DNA contains:
- the LOC133039260 gene encoding uncharacterized protein LOC133039260 has protein sequence MPVLEDRWEPIYERLRKQHPPNFEGGSDPMEAEEWLRTVEGIVEYMRLGNEDSVACAASLLKKDARIWWDVIKQTRDVAAMTWADFAQVFNKKYYIEAIRSARVNEFTNLRQGKSTVTEYARQFYRLAKFATDLVPTEFLRIHRFTEGLDSRISRDIAMS, from the coding sequence ATGCCTGTGCTGGAGGATCGATGGGAACCAATATATGAAAGGTTACGCAAGCAACACCCACCAAATTTTGAAGGGGGCTCAGATCCAATGGAAGCTGAGGAATGGTTAAGAACAGTGGAAGGTATTGTTGAGTACATGCGGCTCGGTAACGAAGATAGTGTAGCTTGTGCTGCTAGTTTATTGAAAAAGGATGCCCGCATCTGGTGGGATGTTATTAAACAAACACGGGATGTGGCCGCAATGACCTGGGCTGACTTTGCacaagtttttaacaaaaaatactaCATTGAAGCAATACGCTCAGCTAGAGTTAATGAGTTCACGAACCTGAGACAGGGTAAGTCTACAGTTACAGAGTATGCTCGCCAATTTTAcagattagcaaagtttgccaCAGATCTGGTTCCTACTGAGTTTCTGAGGATTCATCGCTTTACTGAAGGGCTCGACTCCCGAATAAGTCGGGACATAGCGATGTCATGA